A DNA window from Ostrea edulis chromosome 5, xbOstEdul1.1, whole genome shotgun sequence contains the following coding sequences:
- the LOC125649567 gene encoding peroxisomal multifunctional enzyme type 2-like encodes MSAPLRFDGKVVLVTGAGNGLGKEYALAFAERGASVVVNDLGGNFKGEGKSARAADKVVEEIRSKGGKAVPNYDSVEEGEKLVKTALENFGRIDIIVNNAGILRDRSFARISDQDWDLIHRVHLRGSFQVTRAAWPHMKKNNYGKIIMVTSASGIYGSFGQANYSAAKLGLLGLGNTLSLEGKKNNISCNTIAPIAGSRMTETVMPPDLVEALKPEYVAPLVLYLSHDSCTENGSLFEVGAGWVGKLRWERTQGAVCRDAGRRMTPEDVRDNWEKITNFKNSTHPSTSQESSADMMNVLKDLESQSSSSPRPAPASGGMDIEAAKSHRGPPSQFSYTERDVILYALGVGSSTKEPDYLKFLFEGAGDFCVIPSFAVIPAFSSQVGMMTGGIPGFSIDLTKVLHGEQYTELYKPFPTNATLTSKTRVVDILDKGSGAVLIVNVETFDEKNEKVAFNQFSTFVVGAGKFGGKRNSDEAKPTVNPPNRSPDASISEKTNVDQAALYRLSGDRNPLHIDPSFAAMGGFSEPILHGLCSYGYATRHVLRQYCNNDVSKIKAIKVRFSKPVLPGQTIQTNMWKEGSRVFFQCKVVENGNISLSGSYIDLNEGTAPTVSQASSSLKTDALFNDMAQRAASQPALAKKINAIFLFEITKDKKVAAKWTADMKTGGGVYRGGPKQGKADCTMTIDDEAMMDMASGKLDGQTAFMKGILKLKGNMMLAQKLGELLKPGPDGAAQTPKSSSGASGLLTDSLFEDMAKRAKTQPAIAKKINAVFLFDITKDGKPVAKWTADMKTGAGVYRGDPKQGKADCTLTIDDKNMVDMATGKLNGQTAFMKGLLKIKGNMMLAQKLGSLFGETSKL; translated from the exons GTCTGGGGAAGGAGTATGCCTTGGCTTTTGCAGAGCGAGGAGCATCGGTTGTGG TGAATGACTTAGGAGGAAATTTTAAAGGGGAAGGAAAGAGTGCTCGAGCTGCTGATAAAGTAGTGGAAGAAATCCGCTCTAAAGGAGGAAAAGCCGTCCCTAACTATG ATTCTGTTGAGGAGGGAGAGAAACTTGTGAAGACGGCCCTAGAGAATTTTGGTCGCATCG ATATCATTGTGAACAATGCTGGGATCTTGAGGGACCGCTCCTTCGCTCGCATCAGTGACCAGGATTGGG atTTGATTCACAGAGTCCATTTACGAGGGTCTTTCCAAGTGACACGAGCAGCATGGCCTCACATGAAGAAGAATAACTATGGAAA AATCATCATGGTGACATCTGCCTCTGGTATCTATGGCAGCTTTGGTCAGGCTAATTACAGTGCAG cCAAGCTCGGACTCCTTGGACTTGGGAATACTTTGTCACTTGAGGGGAAAAAGAACAACATTTCCTGTAACACCATCGCACCGATCGCAGGATCTCGAATGACAGAAACAGTCATGCCTCCAG ATTTAGTGGAGGCCCTGAAACCAGAGTATGTGGCCCCCCTTGTCTTGTACCTGTCCCATGACTCGTGTACAGAAAATGGGTCACTCTTTGAAGTTGGAGCTGGATGGGTTGGAAAGT TGAGGTGGGAAAGGACACAGGGCGCTGTTTGTCGTGACGCGGGGAGGAGGATGACCCCAGAGGATG TACGTGacaattgggaaaaaattacCAACTTCAAGAACTCCACCCACCCCTCCACCTCACAAG AGTCTTCAGCAGATATGATGAATGTTCTTAAGGATTTAGAAAGCCAGTCCTCATCATCACCTCGCCCAGCTCCGGCCAGTGGTGGAATGGACATC GAAGCAGCCAAATCTCACAGAGGTCCTCCCAGTCAGTTCTCGTACACAGAGCGAGACGTCATTCTGTACGCTCTCGGAG TTGGGTCGTCCACAAAGGAACCGGACTACCTGAAGTTTTTGTTTGAGGGAGCAGGAGATTTTTGTGTCATTCCAAGCTTTGCTGTCATTCCTGCCTTTAGTTCCCAGGTCGGAATGATGACAGGAGGTATTCCAGGATTCTCGATCGATCTAACCAAG GTGTTACATGGAGAACAGTACACAGAACTGTACAAACCCTTCCCCACCAACGCCACACTGACCTCCAAAACCAGAGTGGTGGACATCCTGGACAAGGGATCGGGAGCAGTCCTTATTGTCAATG tGGAGACCTTTGATGAGAAGAACGAGAAGGTTGCGTTTAACCAATTCAGCACGTTTGTGGTGGGGGCTGGAAAGTTTGGAGGCAAGAGGAACTCTGATGAAGCCAAACCCACTGTTAACCCGCCGAACAGATCTCCAGATGCCAGCATCAGCGAGAAAACCAATGTCGATCAG GCGGCCCTGTACAGACTAAGCGGAGACAGAAATCCACTTCACATTGACCCGAGCTTTGCTGCTATGGGAG GTTTTTCAGAGCCCATTCTCCATGGATTATGTAGCTATGGTTACGCCACTAGACATGTTCTACGTCAATACTGTAACAACGATGTGTCGAAAATCAAAGCAATCAAG GTGAGATTCTCCAAGCCCGTCTTACCTGGACAGACCATACAGACAAACATGTGGAAGGAGGGGAGCCGAGTGTTCTTCCAGTGTAAG GTTGTGGAGAATGGTAACATCAGTTTGTCTGGATCTTACATTGATCTAAATGAAGGAACAGCCCCCACAGTTTCACAA GCCTCCAGCAGCCTGAAGACGGATGCTCTGTTCAATGATATGGCACAACGAGCCGCATCACAACCAGCACTAGCGAAGAAAATCAACGCCATCTTCCTGTTTGAAATCACTAAAGACAAGAAAGTAGCCGCTAAGTGGA CTGCTGACATGAAGACTGGAGGAGGAGTGTACCGTGGAGGGCCGAAACAGGGGAAGGCTGATTGTACAATGACCATTGATGATGAAGCCATGATGGACATGGCCTCTGGCAAACTGGATGGACAGACG gCTTTCATGAAAGGAATCCTGAAATTGAAAGGAAACATGATGCTGGCCCAGAAACTTGGAGAATTGTTAAAACCAGGACCCGATGGGGCAGCCCAAACTCCAAAG TCATCTTCTGGTGCTTCCGGTCTTTTGACTGACTCCCTCTTTGAAGACATGGCCAAGCGAGCAAAGACTCAACCTGCCATAGCTAAGAAAATCAACGCAGTGTTCTTGTTTGACATTACGAAGGATGGCAAGCCTGTTGCCAAGTGGA CTGCAGACATGAAGACTGGAGCTGGGGTCTACCGAGGTGATCCGAAACAAGGCAAGGCAGATTGTACGCTGACCATTGATGACAAAAACATGGTGGACATGGCAACTGGAAAACTAAACGGACAAACG GCTTTCATGAAAGGTCTTCTTAAAATAAAGGGGAACATGATGCTGGCCCAGAAATTGGGATCCTTGTTTGGAGAAACGTCCAAACTCTAA